A portion of the Shewanella sp. SNU WT4 genome contains these proteins:
- a CDS encoding malic enzyme-like NAD(P)-binding protein, with amino-acid sequence MTDFRQQALDYHEFPIPGKMAVAVTKPANDSKDLALAYSPGVAEPVREIAANPTDAYRYTNKGNTVAVISNGTAILGLGNLGPLASKPVMEGKALLFKHFANIDATDIEVKHRTTQGFIDTVEAIADTFGGINLEDIKAPECFEIEKALIELCQIPVFHDDQHGTAIVTAAGMINALEIQGKKIENAIFVCLGAGAAAIACMTMLVKCGAKHENIYMLDRKGVIHTGRDDINQYKAQFANNTDKRSLDDAINGADVFLGLSGANLLSPAQVALMAPKPVIFACSNPDSEIKPELAHGVRSDIIMGTGRSDYPNQVNNVLCFPFIFRGALDVRASKINDEMKIAAVHAIAAIAKEEVPASVLAAYEGISSLSFGPEYVLPKPMDPRLLPRIAKAVALAAIESGVAAITTVPDYAV; translated from the coding sequence ATGACTGACTTTCGTCAACAAGCGCTCGATTATCATGAATTTCCAATCCCCGGCAAAATGGCGGTCGCTGTTACTAAGCCTGCCAATGACAGTAAAGATCTAGCGCTCGCTTATAGCCCTGGCGTTGCCGAGCCTGTGCGTGAAATCGCGGCTAACCCAACCGATGCTTATCGCTATACCAATAAAGGCAATACAGTCGCTGTGATTTCAAATGGCACAGCAATTTTAGGTTTAGGTAACTTAGGGCCGTTAGCATCTAAGCCAGTAATGGAAGGCAAAGCATTATTGTTTAAGCACTTTGCTAATATCGATGCCACAGATATTGAAGTTAAACATCGCACCACCCAAGGCTTTATCGATACGGTTGAAGCTATTGCCGACACCTTTGGCGGCATCAATTTAGAAGATATTAAAGCGCCCGAGTGCTTTGAAATCGAAAAAGCCCTGATTGAGCTGTGCCAAATTCCGGTATTTCATGACGATCAACATGGTACTGCCATAGTTACGGCGGCAGGCATGATTAACGCACTTGAAATTCAAGGTAAAAAAATCGAAAACGCCATTTTTGTGTGCTTAGGTGCAGGCGCGGCCGCCATTGCTTGTATGACCATGCTAGTTAAGTGTGGTGCTAAGCACGAAAATATTTATATGCTTGATAGAAAAGGCGTTATCCATACTGGTCGCGATGATATCAACCAATATAAAGCGCAATTTGCCAACAACACAGATAAGCGCAGCTTAGATGATGCGATTAATGGCGCGGATGTCTTTTTAGGCTTATCGGGCGCGAATTTATTAAGCCCTGCGCAAGTTGCCTTAATGGCACCTAAGCCAGTGATTTTTGCTTGTTCTAATCCAGATTCTGAAATTAAACCTGAGCTAGCTCATGGGGTGCGAAGTGACATCATCATGGGAACAGGTCGCAGTGATTATCCGAACCAAGTTAATAACGTCTTATGTTTCCCGTTTATTTTTCGCGGCGCATTGGATGTACGCGCCAGTAAAATCAATGATGAAATGAAGATAGCGGCAGTGCACGCCATTGCTGCCATTGCCAAAGAAGAAGTTCCTGCGAGCGTCTTAGCTGCTTATGAAGGCATTAGCTCATTAAGCTTTGGCCCTGAATATGTGCTGCCAAAGCCTATGGATCCTAGATTGTTACCGCGAATTGCTAAAGCGGTAGCACTCGCTGCCATTGAATCTGGAGTTGCTGCTATTACCACAGTGCCGGATTATGCTGTCTGA
- the rpmE gene encoding 50S ribosomal protein L31, which translates to MKPGIHPEYAEITATCTCGNVIKVNSTAGKSLHLDVCGACHPFYTGTQKVTDTGGRIDKFNKRFGMLGKK; encoded by the coding sequence ATGAAACCAGGTATCCATCCTGAATACGCTGAAATCACTGCAACTTGTACTTGTGGTAACGTTATCAAAGTAAATTCAACTGCTGGTAAGAGCCTGCACTTGGACGTATGTGGTGCATGTCACCCATTCTATACTGGTACCCAGAAAGTTACTGATACCGGTGGTCGTATCGACAAGTTCAACAAGCGTTTCGGTATGCTTGGTAAGAAGTAA
- a CDS encoding FimV/HubP family polar landmark protein → MKTIMANGLGILLWMTASCALASVEHISIHSKQFSLGQHPQIHVNIVSDNKAMNRLAFFVVQAQGEEKLMVHEANDFKVSLVGVEDVTDPNALLLVREYQIEHWSEVASIALFADAEVQQVVKTSNRLANKNPGHKVNVKGAADGLNSQGAATLSMASMASGAKSTISPLSFSSSNLTNSSNGAQPACLLVSDGTLWSIATRYAVSQQTHVYAAVLAIYEANPSAFVRGQLSQLRADADLSCPKAELLAKYQDVSAARAQFERMN, encoded by the coding sequence ATGAAAACCATTATGGCTAACGGCCTAGGTATTTTGTTATGGATGACAGCAAGCTGCGCTTTAGCCAGCGTTGAGCATATCAGTATTCATTCCAAGCAATTTAGCTTAGGGCAGCACCCACAAATCCATGTCAATATTGTCTCAGATAACAAGGCGATGAATCGGCTCGCTTTTTTTGTAGTGCAAGCCCAAGGTGAAGAGAAGTTGATGGTACATGAGGCCAATGACTTTAAAGTCTCTTTAGTGGGGGTTGAAGATGTGACTGACCCAAACGCCCTATTATTGGTGCGAGAATATCAAATCGAGCATTGGTCAGAAGTTGCCAGCATCGCCTTATTTGCTGACGCTGAAGTACAGCAAGTCGTTAAGACGAGTAACAGGTTGGCTAATAAAAACCCTGGGCATAAAGTTAATGTGAAGGGTGCCGCTGATGGTCTGAACTCGCAGGGGGCGGCGACTCTTTCTATGGCTTCGATGGCAAGTGGCGCTAAATCAACTATCTCCCCCCTCTCATTTAGTTCATCTAATTTAACAAATTCATCTAACGGAGCTCAGCCTGCTTGTTTGCTGGTGAGTGATGGTACGTTGTGGAGCATAGCCACACGTTATGCGGTCAGTCAGCAAACTCATGTCTATGCCGCTGTGTTAGCGATTTATGAGGCTAACCCCAGCGCCTTTGTGCGTGGCCAACTCAGCCAGCTGCGCGCTGATGCTGACTTGAGCTGCCCTAAGGCTGAATTGCTGGCGAAATATCAAGATGTGAGCGCTGCGCGCGCGCAATTTGAACGGATGAACTAA
- the priA gene encoding primosomal protein N', translated as MEKFAEVALPVPMRQNFSYRLTSQQAIDAKPGCRVRVPFGRQQLIGIIAAITDHCNLPTTQIKSVTSLLDLEPLLAPPLLQLIERGARYYLASLGQMLTQALPTALRKGASSDANTEIYYQLTAAGQALKDTDFKRATSQLKIWQTLSTDKLAKEQCQALGLSAPSLKTMEQKGWLETIEVAPIEDLSWRDNLILLETPLHLNTEQAVAVAAINSRTGFYPSLIEGITGSGKTEVYLSLLEKVLAAGKQALILVPEIGLTPQTIDRFRSRFKVHVAVIHSGLTDNQRLHAWQKSRSGEAAIIIGTRSALFTPMRYPGIIILDEEHDSSFKQQEGVGYHARDLAVMRAQLEQIPVVLGSATPSLETLNNALSGRYGHLSLNERAGKAKKVRQGIIDIRNQPLNCGMSSALINEMRLHLDAGNQVLLFLNRRGFAPALICHECGHLHECDRCDAFFTVHQALNEICCHHCGNQHPIPKQCHQCGSTMLAGQGIGTEQLEQTLAGLFPQYPVVRIDRDSTRLKGSLERHLGAIHRGEFKILVGTQMLAKGHHFPDVTLVGLLDVDGALFSADFRAPERFGQLYTQVAGRAGRAAKPGTVLLQTHQHDNPLLKELLHKGYGDFARQQLQERAMALLPPVWHMVLVRAEAHRAEDADALLNAIANLLPHDREFEIIGPLPAPLDRKAGKFRRQLMFQAKDRQRLQRECERILPLVTHLPETKRCRWSFDRDPQDLL; from the coding sequence ATAGAAAAGTTTGCCGAAGTCGCCCTTCCTGTTCCCATGCGACAAAACTTTAGTTATCGCCTCACTAGCCAACAAGCCATAGATGCCAAGCCAGGCTGCCGGGTACGAGTTCCCTTTGGTCGTCAGCAACTTATTGGCATTATTGCCGCTATAACCGATCACTGTAACTTACCAACCACACAAATCAAGTCAGTGACTAGCTTGCTTGACCTTGAACCTTTACTAGCACCACCTTTATTACAGTTAATTGAGCGCGGCGCCCGTTATTATTTAGCGAGTCTTGGGCAAATGCTTACGCAGGCGCTACCTACTGCCCTGCGAAAAGGTGCTAGCAGTGATGCCAACACTGAAATTTATTATCAATTAACCGCCGCTGGCCAAGCCCTTAAAGATACTGATTTTAAACGCGCCACCAGCCAGCTTAAAATTTGGCAAACGTTAAGCACTGATAAACTCGCCAAAGAACAATGCCAAGCATTAGGTTTAAGCGCACCATCGCTTAAGACTATGGAGCAAAAAGGTTGGCTTGAGACTATTGAAGTGGCGCCTATTGAGGATCTTAGTTGGCGCGACAACCTTATCCTGCTTGAAACCCCGTTACACTTAAATACCGAGCAAGCGGTGGCGGTCGCCGCCATCAATAGTCGCACTGGTTTTTATCCAAGCTTAATCGAGGGCATTACTGGTTCGGGTAAAACCGAAGTGTATTTATCCCTGCTCGAAAAGGTATTGGCTGCAGGCAAGCAGGCCTTAATCTTAGTGCCAGAAATTGGCTTAACGCCGCAAACTATTGATCGTTTCCGCAGCCGTTTTAAGGTGCATGTCGCCGTTATTCATTCTGGATTAACTGATAATCAGCGCCTACATGCGTGGCAAAAATCCCGCAGTGGTGAGGCCGCCATTATTATCGGTACACGCTCGGCGTTATTTACCCCCATGCGCTATCCCGGCATTATTATTCTGGATGAAGAACACGATAGCAGTTTTAAACAGCAAGAAGGTGTGGGTTATCACGCCCGTGATTTAGCGGTTATGCGCGCGCAATTAGAGCAAATTCCTGTGGTACTGGGCTCAGCAACGCCATCTCTAGAGACACTCAACAATGCCTTATCTGGGCGTTATGGCCATTTAAGCTTAAATGAGCGCGCTGGCAAGGCTAAAAAAGTGCGTCAGGGCATTATTGATATTCGCAATCAACCGCTTAATTGCGGCATGTCGAGTGCCCTTATCAATGAAATGCGCCTTCATCTTGATGCAGGCAATCAAGTCTTACTGTTTCTTAACCGCCGCGGCTTTGCGCCAGCGCTTATCTGCCATGAATGTGGCCATTTACACGAATGCGATCGCTGTGACGCCTTTTTTACTGTGCATCAAGCCTTAAATGAAATCTGCTGTCATCACTGTGGCAACCAACACCCCATTCCCAAGCAGTGCCATCAATGCGGCAGCACTATGCTCGCAGGCCAAGGCATAGGCACAGAGCAATTAGAGCAAACCTTAGCAGGATTATTCCCGCAATATCCTGTCGTACGAATAGACAGAGACAGCACGCGCCTCAAAGGTTCATTAGAGCGGCACTTAGGCGCCATTCATCGCGGTGAATTTAAGATCTTGGTGGGCACGCAAATGTTGGCCAAGGGTCATCATTTCCCCGATGTCACGTTAGTTGGGTTATTAGATGTTGATGGCGCGCTGTTTAGCGCCGATTTTAGGGCGCCAGAGCGGTTTGGGCAGTTGTATACACAAGTTGCGGGTCGCGCTGGCCGCGCGGCAAAACCTGGCACTGTGCTACTGCAAACCCATCAGCATGATAATCCCCTTCTTAAAGAGTTATTGCATAAAGGCTATGGTGATTTTGCCAGACAGCAACTGCAAGAAAGAGCTATGGCCTTGTTGCCACCGGTATGGCACATGGTGTTAGTGAGAGCGGAAGCGCATCGCGCAGAAGATGCCGATGCCCTGCTAAATGCCATCGCTAACTTACTCCCCCATGACAGGGAATTTGAAATTATTGGCCCGCTGCCAGCACCGTTAGATCGCAAAGCCGGCAAATTTAGACGACAACTGATGTTTCAAGCCAAAGATAGACAAAGACTACAACGAGAGTGCGAGCGCATTTTGCCTTTGGTGACTCACTTGCCAGAGACCAAGCGCTGCCGCTGGAGTTTTGATAGAGATCCACAAGACTTGTTGTAA
- a CDS encoding DedA family protein, translating into MLDSVGSVLQALWHHDFVALQSPGSALVIYACVATLIFLESAFLPAAPLPCDSVVILSGTLAAVGVLNPLVILLLIFIAAGFGSYLAFVQGRLLNRLPRVQGWVNAVPSNRLQTVDKLLSRHGLIALFCARFIPVVRSLLPLMMGMRMHNSVKFYGFAWLSALLWTALLVGLGYLLPSLPEPVSKVATMILMAAPVITLILAISSWLIIKFRHKWRKG; encoded by the coding sequence ATGCTGGACTCAGTCGGCAGTGTGTTACAAGCCTTATGGCATCATGATTTTGTCGCGCTGCAATCCCCTGGCAGCGCGTTAGTGATTTATGCATGTGTCGCCACGTTGATTTTTCTAGAAAGTGCTTTTTTGCCCGCAGCGCCTTTGCCTTGCGATAGTGTCGTGATCCTTTCTGGCACCTTAGCGGCAGTTGGTGTGCTCAATCCCTTGGTCATTTTGTTGCTGATATTTATCGCCGCGGGCTTTGGTAGTTATTTGGCTTTTGTGCAAGGGCGATTACTGAATCGTTTACCGCGAGTTCAAGGTTGGGTCAATGCTGTGCCGAGTAACAGGCTGCAAACCGTTGATAAGCTACTTAGTCGTCATGGCTTAATTGCCTTGTTTTGCGCCCGTTTTATTCCTGTGGTGCGCTCATTGTTGCCATTAATGATGGGCATGCGTATGCACAATAGCGTTAAATTTTATGGTTTTGCTTGGTTGAGTGCTTTGCTGTGGACGGCGCTGCTGGTGGGGCTTGGCTATTTATTGCCGTCTTTACCTGAGCCAGTAAGTAAAGTGGCTACCATGATTTTAATGGCAGCCCCTGTGATCACGCTTATTTTGGCTATTAGCAGCTGGCTGATTATTAAGTTTCGCCATAAGTGGCGTAAAGGCTAA